A single genomic interval of Streptomyces graminofaciens harbors:
- a CDS encoding McrC family protein gives MTAAALTLTVRETGPGTPYELTADQVAALVAVPDLVRLAPAPGGRWRLRGNQKAGLVRLRTRSGAAIHLDLRPKLEIHNLLFLLAHSPTDPWHPEPVTAAAADGLLPALADLLARTARRTLETGVLHGYRETAEDLPLIRGRIRATDQLRRTGLPLPIAVQYDDHTPDIAENRILLAALRLAAHLPDVPRPTLLALRNLADRLHGVTLPAPGAPLPDWTPTRLNSRYTQTLRLAELLLSARAPQPEGAASITMDGFLLDMPRVFERFLTLALGAALTRHGIRCADQETHHRLDEAGRVPFRPDLVLYRAGRPVSVVDAKYTFLKPTAPPVDHLYQLLSYCTALALPHGHLVYAAASGANTPVDHTIRHAGITITAHALDLSRRPADLLTEVADLARRTANGPPA, from the coding sequence GTGACCGCCGCCGCCCTGACCCTGACCGTACGGGAGACGGGCCCGGGCACCCCGTACGAGCTGACCGCCGACCAGGTGGCCGCATTGGTCGCCGTACCGGACCTGGTGCGGCTGGCCCCGGCGCCGGGCGGCCGGTGGCGGCTGCGCGGCAACCAGAAGGCGGGCCTGGTCCGCCTGCGCACCCGGTCGGGCGCGGCGATCCACCTCGACCTGCGCCCCAAACTGGAGATCCACAACCTCCTCTTCCTGCTCGCCCACTCCCCCACCGACCCATGGCACCCGGAGCCGGTCACCGCCGCGGCGGCGGACGGTCTCCTGCCCGCCCTCGCGGACCTCCTCGCCCGCACCGCGCGCCGCACCCTGGAGACGGGCGTCCTGCACGGCTACCGCGAGACGGCGGAGGACCTCCCCCTGATCAGGGGCCGTATCCGCGCCACGGACCAGCTCCGCCGTACCGGCCTGCCGCTCCCGATAGCGGTGCAGTACGACGACCACACCCCGGACATCGCCGAGAACCGCATCCTCCTGGCGGCCCTGCGCCTGGCCGCCCACCTGCCGGACGTCCCGCGGCCGACCCTCCTGGCCCTGCGCAACCTCGCCGACCGCCTCCACGGCGTCACGCTCCCGGCCCCGGGCGCACCGCTCCCCGACTGGACCCCGACCCGCCTCAACTCCCGCTACACGCAGACGCTCCGCCTGGCGGAGCTGCTCCTGTCCGCCCGCGCGCCGCAGCCGGAGGGAGCCGCCTCGATCACCATGGACGGCTTCCTGCTGGACATGCCGAGGGTCTTCGAACGCTTCCTCACCCTCGCCCTCGGCGCCGCCCTGACCCGGCACGGCATCCGCTGCGCGGACCAGGAGACCCACCACCGCCTGGACGAGGCGGGCCGTGTCCCCTTCCGACCGGACCTGGTCCTGTACCGAGCGGGCCGCCCGGTCTCGGTCGTCGACGCGAAGTACACGTTCCTCAAGCCCACGGCCCCACCCGTGGACCACCTCTACCAACTTCTGTCCTACTGCACCGCCCTGGCCCTGCCCCACGGCCACCTGGTCTACGCGGCGGCATCCGGGGCCAACACCCCCGTCGACCACACGATCCGCCACGCGGGCATCACGATCACGGCCCACGCCCTGGACCTGTCCCGACGCCCGGCCGACCTCCTCACGGAGGTGGCGGACCTGGCCCGAAGAACGGCGAACGGGCCCCCCGCCTGA
- a CDS encoding AAA family ATPase: MCGPEPLLERADALELLAAEAARARTGSGRPVLLRGATGTGRTALLEAAAEHAAASGMRVLRARCSPEYTSVPFDALFQLLSQGPEFDPAAEFGVVGGPGAVGEPGPAPDGTPDPPGTPPYRATPARLWRLLRAYADEAPLMVAVDDVHLADACSRRWFAEAVRRIDRLPVLLVMTERSQYDIAPPADGLTHALSPSLVHTLNLAPLGTDSTAELVRFARGGDAPPEWVDECVRAGTGSPLLLRALMEDLQHADTDALPDICAALYPGAYPAAVSWWLDSAGPATAEVARVLAALEDSPGAGRGAAGAEDGSAAVDAELLARAAGADPARVAGWLTAMTRLGLLRPDAGGLPRYAHALLRDAVLAGWPTADRRAAHRRAAEAMLHRGDGPGTIAAQLLRADTVGRAWATGALLDAADLAVRDDRSDDALAFLRRALDEPMSAARRAVVLTELGSLEYATVRSTAGLSRLTEALKLPGPPQDRVRAAVALGTALARRGEARAAIDVLRGLQEEHLTGHPDLIRTVHTASALLSDNDQGVRQEVYRWLRETAEHSPGLVGTAGQALLVRYESTAGLTSAESAMSRIRALLAQPAEPLSEAFLLGTAAAVAQWADQLDEAERLVVRGLAGQRTSLLHPMHQALLNTRIDIATARGAYEQLLTEADVRRPGEDRPESANVRAHAVVALVETGRTQEAARLADGFDLENAQDSWETNRFVYARGVLRAASGDPAGALVDFLECGRRQSTRDVVSPIVTPWRAASAECNLALGRPREALALAEEELCLANRWNTPRVVGRALSVLGTATGGRRGLELADRAVRLLRQSTGTDTASALVGGAPVETELIPALIAQGRLLTAAGERARARDTLREAGERAERLGAVRLRAAADTALREGGARRTTTTLTGPAALTHAERRIADLAAQSRTNTEIAELLHLARRTVETHLTSAYRKLGIRRRSELAGALTKAGAGAGVSAEG; this comes from the coding sequence ATGTGCGGACCGGAACCACTTCTCGAACGCGCGGACGCCCTGGAGCTGCTGGCCGCCGAGGCCGCCCGCGCCCGCACCGGCTCCGGCAGACCGGTGCTGCTCAGAGGTGCCACCGGCACCGGCCGCACCGCGCTCCTGGAGGCCGCCGCCGAGCACGCGGCGGCGAGCGGCATGCGGGTCCTGCGCGCTCGCTGCTCACCGGAGTACACCTCCGTACCCTTCGATGCCCTCTTCCAACTCCTCTCCCAGGGGCCGGAGTTCGACCCGGCGGCGGAGTTCGGCGTGGTGGGCGGGCCCGGCGCGGTGGGCGAGCCAGGCCCGGCGCCGGACGGGACACCTGACCCGCCCGGCACCCCGCCGTACCGGGCCACCCCGGCGCGGCTGTGGCGGCTGCTGCGCGCGTACGCGGACGAGGCCCCGCTGATGGTCGCCGTGGACGACGTGCACCTCGCCGACGCCTGCTCGCGCCGCTGGTTCGCCGAGGCCGTACGGCGGATCGACCGATTACCAGTACTGCTGGTGATGACCGAGCGCAGCCAGTACGACATCGCCCCCCCGGCCGACGGACTGACGCACGCGCTCTCCCCCTCCCTCGTCCACACCCTCAACCTGGCCCCGCTCGGCACGGACTCCACGGCCGAACTGGTGCGCTTCGCACGCGGCGGCGACGCGCCGCCGGAGTGGGTGGACGAGTGCGTACGCGCGGGCACGGGCAGCCCGCTGCTGCTGCGCGCCCTGATGGAGGACCTCCAGCACGCCGACACGGACGCCCTGCCGGACATCTGCGCCGCGCTCTACCCGGGCGCCTACCCGGCGGCGGTGTCCTGGTGGCTGGACAGCGCCGGGCCCGCGACCGCCGAGGTGGCCCGGGTGCTGGCCGCGCTGGAGGACTCTCCGGGCGCCGGGCGGGGCGCGGCCGGCGCCGAGGACGGTTCCGCCGCGGTCGACGCCGAACTGCTCGCGCGGGCGGCGGGCGCCGACCCCGCCCGGGTGGCGGGCTGGCTGACGGCGATGACCCGCCTGGGGCTGCTGCGCCCGGACGCCGGCGGGCTGCCCCGCTACGCCCATGCGCTGCTGCGGGACGCGGTCCTCGCCGGCTGGCCGACCGCCGACCGGCGGGCCGCCCACCGCCGGGCGGCCGAGGCGATGCTGCACCGCGGCGACGGCCCCGGGACGATCGCCGCCCAACTGCTGCGGGCCGACACCGTGGGCCGGGCCTGGGCGACGGGCGCGCTGCTGGACGCCGCCGACCTGGCCGTCCGCGACGACCGCAGCGACGACGCCCTGGCATTCCTGCGCCGTGCCCTCGACGAGCCCATGTCGGCCGCCCGCCGGGCCGTGGTCCTCACCGAACTGGGCTCCCTGGAGTACGCCACCGTGCGTTCGACGGCCGGACTGAGCCGGCTCACCGAGGCCCTCAAGCTGCCGGGCCCGCCGCAGGACCGGGTGCGCGCGGCGGTCGCCCTGGGCACCGCGCTGGCCCGGCGCGGCGAGGCCCGGGCCGCCATCGACGTGCTGCGCGGCCTCCAGGAGGAGCATCTGACGGGCCACCCCGACCTCATCCGCACGGTCCACACCGCCTCGGCCCTGCTCTCCGACAACGACCAGGGCGTACGGCAGGAGGTCTACCGCTGGCTCCGCGAGACCGCCGAACACTCCCCGGGCCTGGTCGGCACAGCGGGCCAGGCACTGCTGGTGCGCTACGAGTCCACGGCCGGCCTGACCTCGGCGGAGTCGGCGATGAGCCGGATCCGCGCGCTCCTGGCACAACCGGCCGAACCGCTCTCGGAGGCCTTCCTCCTCGGCACGGCCGCCGCCGTCGCCCAGTGGGCGGACCAGCTCGACGAGGCCGAACGGCTCGTCGTCCGGGGCCTCGCCGGACAACGCACCTCCCTGCTGCACCCGATGCACCAGGCCCTGCTGAACACCCGTATCGACATCGCCACCGCACGCGGCGCGTACGAGCAGCTGCTCACCGAGGCGGACGTGCGGCGGCCCGGCGAGGACCGGCCCGAGTCGGCCAACGTGCGGGCGCATGCCGTCGTCGCGCTGGTCGAGACGGGCCGTACCCAGGAGGCCGCCCGCCTCGCCGACGGCTTCGACCTGGAGAACGCGCAGGACTCCTGGGAGACCAACCGATTCGTCTACGCCCGTGGCGTGCTGCGCGCCGCCTCGGGTGATCCGGCGGGCGCCCTGGTCGACTTCCTGGAGTGCGGCCGCCGCCAGTCCACACGGGACGTGGTGAGCCCGATCGTCACCCCCTGGCGGGCCGCCTCGGCGGAATGCAACCTCGCGCTCGGCCGCCCCCGCGAGGCCCTCGCCCTGGCCGAGGAGGAACTCTGCCTGGCCAACAGATGGAACACCCCCCGCGTCGTCGGCCGCGCCCTGAGCGTCCTCGGCACGGCGACCGGCGGCCGCCGCGGCCTGGAACTGGCGGACCGGGCGGTACGGCTGCTGCGACAGAGCACCGGCACCGACACCGCGTCGGCCCTCGTAGGCGGGGCCCCGGTCGAAACGGAACTGATCCCGGCGCTGATCGCCCAGGGCCGGCTGCTGACCGCCGCGGGTGAGCGGGCCCGGGCCCGTGACACCCTGCGCGAGGCGGGCGAACGCGCCGAACGGCTGGGCGCGGTCCGGCTGCGGGCGGCGGCGGACACGGCCCTGCGCGAGGGCGGAGCCCGCCGCACGACGACGACCCTGACCGGCCCCGCCGCGCTCACCCACGCCGAGCGCCGCATCGCGGACCTCGCCGCGCAGAGCCGCACGAACACCGAGATAGCGGAACTGCTGCACCTGGCCCGCCGCACGGTGGAGACCCACCTCACCAGCGCCTACCGCAAACTCGGCATCCGCCGGAGGTCCGAACTGGCTGGGGCGCTCACGAAGGCGGGGGCGGGGGCGGGGGTGTCGGCCGAGGGCTGA
- a CDS encoding ADP-ribosyltransferase has protein sequence MITTRLRRRAAAVVLSFAAVFATTAATTPVKAAAPACTQYDDPVKAAVDRRVDVDRITPAPVWRKTCGTLYRSDGRGPETVFAEGFRPKDVINGQYDIEQYVLVNQPSPYVSTTYDHDLYKTWWKSGYNYYIDAPGGVDVNKTIGDTHKWADQVEVAFPGGIDRKYIIGVCPVNKTTKVEIMSACQSNPHYEAWH, from the coding sequence ATGATCACAACTCGTCTGCGGCGCCGGGCCGCCGCCGTCGTCCTGTCCTTCGCGGCCGTCTTCGCGACGACCGCCGCCACGACACCGGTGAAGGCCGCCGCACCCGCCTGTACCCAGTACGACGACCCCGTCAAGGCCGCGGTCGACCGCCGTGTCGACGTCGACCGCATCACCCCCGCCCCGGTCTGGCGCAAGACCTGCGGCACCCTCTACCGCAGCGACGGCCGCGGCCCGGAGACCGTCTTCGCGGAGGGCTTCCGCCCCAAGGACGTCATCAACGGCCAGTACGACATCGAGCAGTACGTCCTGGTCAACCAGCCCTCGCCGTACGTGTCCACGACGTACGACCACGACCTGTACAAGACCTGGTGGAAGTCGGGCTACAACTACTACATCGACGCCCCTGGCGGCGTGGACGTGAACAAGACCATCGGTGACACCCACAAGTGGGCCGACCAGGTCGAGGTCGCCTTCCCCGGCGGGATCGACCGGAAGTACATCATCGGCGTCTGCCCGGTGAACAAGACCACCAAGGTCGAGATCATGAGCGCCTGCCAGAGCAACCCGCACTACGAGGCCTGGCACTGA
- a CDS encoding GNAT family N-acetyltransferase, translated as METLRDILDAAAQGLFPPADGRTTVVPQHSPRDAGVLSFTAHSVVFTDEDPHWVYETLAAAECDALSASMNPWFLAAFMERTGRRSETIDAMLVGSPLPGEPPVALREIEDAGHPRVVYARRRRDDVRVWTTDGGVLTTGRGIAGRLEVSVEVDEDVRHRGLGRSLVTAARHLVAEPLWAQVAPGNARSMRAFQSAGYRPVGSEALLQCQAS; from the coding sequence ATGGAGACTCTCCGGGACATTCTCGACGCGGCGGCGCAGGGTCTCTTCCCGCCGGCGGACGGCCGTACGACCGTCGTCCCCCAGCACTCGCCCCGGGACGCGGGTGTCCTGTCCTTCACGGCACACTCCGTCGTCTTCACGGACGAGGATCCGCACTGGGTGTACGAGACGCTGGCGGCCGCGGAGTGCGACGCGCTGTCCGCGAGCATGAACCCGTGGTTCCTGGCGGCCTTCATGGAACGGACGGGCCGCAGGTCCGAGACGATCGACGCGATGCTGGTCGGCTCACCCCTGCCGGGCGAACCGCCGGTGGCACTGAGGGAGATCGAGGACGCCGGGCATCCTCGTGTCGTCTACGCGCGACGGCGCCGTGACGACGTACGGGTCTGGACGACGGACGGCGGTGTCCTGACGACGGGGCGCGGCATCGCCGGACGTCTGGAGGTCTCGGTCGAGGTGGACGAGGACGTACGGCACCGGGGGCTCGGCCGGTCGCTGGTGACCGCCGCGCGCCATCTCGTCGCCGAGCCGCTGTGGGCGCAGGTGGCGCCGGGGAACGCCCGCAGCATGCGGGCGTTCCAGTCGGCCGGCTACCGTCCGGTCGGCTCGGAGGCGCTGCTTCAGTGCCAGGCCTCGTAG
- a CDS encoding YncE family protein has product MVRVTTPRTPLMQRALLAAAVLAAVAACGTDSKTKEQEQRIRADRADRAAAEAAERKKRQRPAIQGLHGMPPVLDPKDVYAADRPNMLSPVVKDFPSRVYVPNSESDTVSVIDPKTYEIIETIPVGRQPQHVVPSWDLKTLWVNNNRGHTLTPIDPRTGKVGKSVEVHDPYNLYFTPNGKYAVVMASLDRELVFRDPHTMKRIKTEPVTCYGVNHADFSLDGRYFIVSCEFSGELLKVDTEKMKVVGQQKLPFDGAMPQDVKISPDGKRFYVADMMADGMWVLDGDKFDEPELLPTGKGCHGLYVGRDSREMYVSNRGEGSVSVFDFTRNELTKKWHLPDGGSPDMGGVSADGNVLWLSGRYDSEVYAIDTRSGKQLARIPVGSGPHGLAVYPQPGRYSLGHTGIFR; this is encoded by the coding sequence ATGGTGCGCGTGACCACACCCCGCACCCCCCTCATGCAGCGCGCCCTTCTCGCGGCCGCCGTTCTCGCCGCCGTGGCCGCGTGTGGCACCGACTCCAAGACCAAGGAGCAGGAGCAGCGGATCCGGGCCGACAGAGCCGACCGGGCCGCCGCCGAAGCCGCCGAGCGGAAGAAGAGACAGCGGCCGGCGATCCAGGGGCTGCACGGTATGCCGCCCGTGCTCGACCCCAAGGACGTCTACGCCGCCGACCGCCCGAACATGCTCTCCCCGGTGGTCAAGGACTTCCCCTCCCGGGTCTACGTCCCCAACAGCGAGTCCGACACCGTCTCCGTCATCGACCCCAAGACGTACGAGATCATCGAGACGATCCCCGTCGGCAGGCAGCCCCAGCACGTCGTGCCCTCCTGGGACCTGAAGACCCTGTGGGTCAACAACAACCGGGGCCACACCCTCACCCCCATCGACCCCAGGACGGGGAAGGTCGGCAAGTCGGTCGAGGTGCACGACCCGTACAACCTCTACTTCACTCCCAACGGCAAGTACGCCGTCGTCATGGCCTCCCTCGACCGCGAACTCGTCTTCCGCGACCCGCACACCATGAAGCGGATCAAGACCGAGCCGGTCACCTGCTACGGCGTCAACCACGCCGACTTCTCGCTCGACGGCAGGTACTTCATCGTGTCCTGCGAGTTCAGCGGTGAACTGCTCAAGGTCGACACCGAGAAGATGAAGGTCGTCGGCCAGCAGAAGCTGCCGTTCGACGGGGCCATGCCGCAGGACGTGAAGATCTCCCCGGACGGCAAGCGGTTCTACGTCGCCGACATGATGGCCGACGGCATGTGGGTCCTCGACGGCGACAAGTTCGACGAGCCGGAGCTGCTGCCCACCGGCAAGGGCTGCCACGGCCTGTACGTCGGCCGCGACTCCCGCGAGATGTACGTCTCCAACCGCGGCGAGGGTTCCGTGTCCGTCTTCGACTTCACCAGGAACGAGCTGACCAAGAAGTGGCACCTGCCCGACGGCGGCAGCCCGGACATGGGCGGCGTCTCCGCCGACGGCAACGTCCTGTGGCTGTCCGGCCGCTACGACTCCGAGGTGTACGCCATCGACACCCGCAGCGGGAAGCAGCTCGCCCGCATCCCGGTCGGCAGCGGCCCGCACGGCCTCGCGGTCTATCCGCAGCCCGGCCGCTACTCGCTGGGCCACACGGGCATCTTCCGGTGA
- a CDS encoding McrB family protein, with amino-acid sequence MARRPDGADVVAAVQRVFRGGLLTGRSAFAPDLTAWTDTTAADLRARFVDQPDESSDTFLVKLRRQLAGAPDETITLAAELLFVNMAPLVPEQIGLPKKLQILREVLSWADSEVPDFPRNVTEVPPDLEPGLKGFLHGGQGFLNYRWAQFQILVLLVERLAGTERQEREALLSDPWRFRDLCFGIQDTVGHKKGRAQIHVLLHMLFPDTFQPIASAHHKYEILKAFADELPLATDNDDRDLLNLTRILEAQTGAHVDFYDEPWVARWRKGAVQHEQRGWLVRGYNVDGHNFIPAWIRDGYCSVSWREAPEIPADATKQQVQQAVAEAMPDASTQMRAAAAYQLHVFLTVMQPGDLVVTVTPDEVHVGTVQGPPSYDPSEGLDNARRRPVRWATAERPLVRADLPEKVQARLPLPPTVYDISSVAAELAERADLEDVVAEELADVDVTKPLELPPVTQELADELLMPPEWLRETAEQLQDQLQLVLHGPPGTGKTHLARALAKHLAGPDRVQLIQFHPSYTYEDFFEGFRPVRGEGGSVVFDVLPGPFKLLAERARKDPANPYVLIIDEINRANLAKVFGELYFLLEYREEPVTTQYSPHDPFHLPGNLFLIGTMNTADRSIALIDAAMRRRFAFRRLSPEKAPVQGLLARWLHARGLPDTAARLLDELNARLGDADRAIGPSYLMKPGAARPEGLDLIWRTQILPLLEDQLYGTGIDIEEEYGLASLRAAVDS; translated from the coding sequence GTGGCGAGACGGCCGGACGGCGCCGATGTCGTGGCGGCGGTGCAACGGGTGTTCCGGGGCGGCCTGCTGACCGGCAGGTCCGCGTTCGCACCGGACCTGACGGCGTGGACCGACACCACTGCCGCCGACCTCCGCGCCCGCTTCGTCGACCAGCCGGACGAGTCCTCGGACACCTTCCTGGTCAAACTGCGCCGGCAACTCGCCGGCGCCCCCGACGAGACGATCACCCTCGCCGCCGAACTCCTCTTCGTGAACATGGCCCCGCTGGTCCCGGAGCAGATCGGCCTCCCGAAGAAGCTCCAGATCCTCCGCGAGGTGCTGTCCTGGGCCGACTCGGAGGTACCGGACTTTCCGCGCAACGTCACAGAGGTGCCCCCGGACCTGGAACCCGGCCTGAAGGGCTTCCTCCACGGCGGCCAGGGCTTCCTGAACTACCGCTGGGCCCAGTTCCAGATCCTCGTCCTGCTGGTGGAGCGCCTCGCCGGGACGGAACGCCAGGAGCGGGAAGCACTCCTGAGCGACCCGTGGCGGTTCCGGGACCTCTGCTTCGGCATCCAGGACACGGTCGGCCACAAGAAGGGCCGCGCCCAGATCCACGTACTGCTCCACATGCTCTTCCCGGACACCTTCCAGCCCATCGCCAGCGCCCACCACAAGTACGAGATCCTCAAGGCGTTCGCGGACGAGCTTCCCCTGGCCACCGACAACGACGACCGGGACCTTCTGAACCTGACCAGGATCCTGGAGGCACAGACCGGCGCCCACGTCGACTTCTACGACGAACCGTGGGTCGCCCGCTGGCGCAAGGGCGCCGTCCAGCACGAACAGCGCGGCTGGCTGGTCCGCGGCTACAACGTCGACGGCCACAACTTCATCCCCGCCTGGATCCGCGACGGCTACTGCTCGGTCTCCTGGCGGGAGGCCCCGGAGATCCCCGCGGACGCGACGAAACAGCAGGTCCAACAGGCCGTCGCCGAGGCCATGCCCGACGCGAGCACCCAGATGCGCGCGGCCGCCGCCTACCAACTGCACGTCTTCCTGACCGTCATGCAGCCCGGCGACCTGGTCGTCACGGTCACCCCGGACGAGGTGCACGTCGGCACGGTCCAGGGCCCACCGTCCTACGACCCCTCCGAGGGCCTCGACAACGCCCGCCGCCGCCCGGTGCGCTGGGCGACGGCCGAGCGCCCCCTCGTCCGGGCCGACCTCCCCGAGAAGGTGCAGGCCAGGCTGCCACTCCCACCCACGGTGTACGACATCAGCAGCGTGGCGGCCGAACTGGCGGAACGCGCGGACCTGGAGGACGTCGTGGCAGAAGAACTCGCCGACGTCGACGTCACCAAGCCCCTCGAACTCCCCCCGGTCACCCAGGAGTTGGCCGACGAGCTGCTCATGCCGCCGGAGTGGCTGCGGGAGACCGCCGAGCAGTTGCAGGACCAGCTGCAGCTGGTGCTCCACGGCCCGCCCGGCACCGGCAAGACCCACCTCGCCCGCGCCCTGGCCAAGCACCTGGCGGGGCCGGACCGGGTGCAGCTCATCCAGTTCCACCCCTCCTACACCTACGAGGACTTCTTCGAGGGGTTCCGTCCCGTGCGGGGCGAGGGCGGCTCGGTGGTCTTCGACGTGCTGCCGGGGCCGTTCAAGCTGCTGGCCGAGCGGGCGCGGAAGGACCCGGCGAACCCGTACGTCCTGATCATCGACGAGATCAACCGGGCGAACCTGGCGAAGGTCTTCGGCGAGCTGTACTTCCTGCTGGAGTACCGCGAGGAGCCCGTCACCACCCAGTACAGCCCCCACGACCCCTTCCACCTTCCCGGCAACCTCTTCCTGATCGGCACGATGAACACCGCCGACCGTTCGATCGCGCTGATCGACGCGGCGATGCGCCGCCGCTTCGCCTTCCGCCGGCTCTCCCCGGAGAAGGCGCCGGTCCAGGGCCTGCTGGCCCGCTGGCTGCACGCCCGCGGTCTGCCGGACACCGCCGCCCGGCTGCTGGACGAGCTGAACGCCCGGCTCGGTGACGCCGACCGCGCCATCGGCCCGTCGTATCTGATGAAGCCCGGCGCGGCCCGCCCCGAGGGCCTGGACCTGATCTGGCGCACCCAGATCCTGCCGCTCCTGGAGGACCAGCTGTACGGCACGGGCATCGACATCGAGGAGGAGTACGGCCTCGCCTCTCTGCGCGCGGCCGTCGACTCGTGA
- a CDS encoding MerR family transcriptional regulator has protein sequence MIENGTGLFTIGQLARASGLTVRTIRYWSDEGVLHPVTRSAGGYRLYDAGSVARLELIRTLRELGLGLDHVRKVLAGEETVAEVAATHVAALDAQIRALRVTRAVLSTVARRGSTAEEMTLMNKLARLSAAERGRIIDDFMEETFGGLDTADPDIRTRLRFSLDDLPEDPTPEQVDAWVELAELIQDPGFRARMRQTVEFNAADRGPDVPAGTSLWFMSRLVQLAGEALQEGVDPASPAAEEILNGLLGDADRAAVLDRMESAAHAELARFRELAALVRGVEPLSAHREEFAWVVAALRVHRGS, from the coding sequence ATGATCGAAAACGGCACCGGCCTTTTCACCATCGGGCAGCTCGCGCGCGCCTCCGGCCTGACCGTCCGTACGATCCGCTACTGGTCCGACGAGGGCGTCCTCCATCCGGTCACCCGGAGCGCGGGCGGCTACCGGCTGTACGACGCCGGATCCGTGGCCCGGCTCGAACTGATCCGCACCCTGCGGGAGCTGGGCCTCGGCCTCGACCACGTCCGCAAGGTGCTCGCGGGCGAGGAGACGGTGGCGGAGGTCGCGGCCACACATGTGGCGGCGCTGGACGCGCAGATCCGGGCGCTGAGGGTGACCCGGGCGGTGCTGTCGACCGTGGCGCGACGCGGCTCGACCGCGGAGGAGATGACACTGATGAACAAGCTGGCACGCCTGTCCGCCGCCGAACGAGGGCGGATCATCGACGACTTCATGGAGGAGACGTTCGGAGGCCTCGACACCGCCGACCCCGACATCCGCACCCGGCTCCGGTTCAGCCTCGACGATCTGCCGGAGGACCCCACACCCGAGCAGGTGGACGCCTGGGTGGAGCTGGCCGAACTGATCCAGGACCCCGGGTTCCGGGCGAGGATGCGGCAGACGGTCGAGTTCAACGCGGCGGACCGGGGGCCGGACGTCCCGGCCGGTACGTCGCTGTGGTTCATGAGCCGCCTCGTGCAGCTCGCCGGCGAGGCGCTCCAGGAGGGCGTCGACCCGGCCTCGCCCGCCGCCGAGGAGATCCTGAACGGGCTGCTCGGTGACGCCGACCGGGCCGCCGTACTGGACCGCATGGAGTCGGCGGCGCACGCCGAGCTGGCCCGGTTCCGGGAGCTGGCCGCGCTGGTGAGGGGCGTGGAGCCGCTGTCGGCGCACAGGGAGGAGTTCGCGTGGGTGGTCGCCGCGCTGCGCGTTCACAGGGGAAGTTAG
- a CDS encoding helix-turn-helix transcriptional regulator produces the protein MYSSNRTTDDTGASPESERRIPVVVHTPDPLSRAGVLSQLRGHPVIDLVDGSEPEPGTVAVLIGDTPDEPTLSALRRLVLSDGARAVLVVSAIRESELLDIIECGVAAVVWRHEATAQRLAQAVIAAARGDGDLPADLLGRLINQVGSLQRSVAGRPGASPLSGLVPREIDVLRLVAEGLDTGEIASKLSYSERTVKNVMHGLTTRLRLRNRAHAVAYALREGYI, from the coding sequence TTGTACAGCTCGAACCGGACCACGGACGACACCGGCGCGTCGCCGGAGTCCGAACGCCGCATCCCGGTCGTGGTCCACACGCCGGACCCGCTCTCCAGGGCCGGAGTCCTCAGCCAGTTGCGCGGACATCCGGTGATCGACCTGGTCGACGGGTCCGAGCCGGAACCCGGCACCGTGGCCGTACTGATCGGCGACACACCGGACGAGCCCACGCTCTCCGCGCTGCGCAGGCTCGTGCTCAGTGACGGGGCGCGGGCCGTGCTGGTGGTGAGCGCGATCCGCGAGTCGGAACTGCTCGACATCATCGAGTGCGGGGTCGCCGCCGTCGTGTGGCGCCACGAGGCCACCGCGCAGCGTCTGGCGCAGGCCGTGATCGCGGCCGCCCGGGGTGACGGGGACCTGCCCGCCGATCTGCTGGGGCGGCTGATCAACCAGGTGGGCAGCTTGCAGCGCTCCGTGGCCGGCCGCCCGGGGGCGTCGCCGCTCTCCGGCCTGGTGCCGCGCGAGATCGACGTCCTGCGGCTGGTCGCCGAGGGGTTGGACACCGGGGAGATCGCGAGCAAGCTGTCCTACTCCGAACGCACCGTCAAGAACGTGATGCACGGGCTCACCACCCGACTGCGTCTGCGCAACCGGGCGCACGCGGTGGCCTATGCGCTCCGGGAAGGCTACATCTGA
- a CDS encoding EF-hand domain-containing protein codes for MADIEEARKQFERIDADGDGFITAAEFKTALAQEGDWNVTETVAEAIIKSRDLNGDKLLSFDEFWAHLNK; via the coding sequence GTGGCGGACATCGAGGAAGCACGCAAGCAGTTCGAGCGGATCGATGCGGACGGTGACGGGTTCATCACTGCCGCCGAGTTCAAGACCGCCCTGGCCCAGGAGGGCGACTGGAACGTCACGGAGACGGTCGCGGAGGCCATCATCAAGAGCCGCGACCTCAACGGCGACAAGCTCCTGTCGTTCGACGAGTTCTGGGCCCACCTGAACAAGTGA